A single genomic interval of Mucilaginibacter robiniae harbors:
- a CDS encoding nicotinate phosphoribosyltransferase, whose protein sequence is MKNILLQTDVYKMGHVEQYAPGCNKVYSYLTARSEKVFPETVLFGLQYYIKRYLIQPITPEMGEEFLNYRRLILGSNSPEIEAKIRELCQLGYLPIEIKAVKEGTIMPVKNVLMTITNTHPDFFWVVGFIESLLLKLWYTITVATCSYQYRKVVNRFFEATDDDALQALKDFQVHDFGYRGDSSEEGAAISGVAHLLSFLGSDNVPALPCAIEFYNADVNGESIMLSVPASEHSVMCSFGREDEIEAFQHMIDLYPAGIVSIVSDTFDVYKVLTDFAERLKPSILQREGKVVFRPDSGNPESIICGDPDAETGSNEWKGAIRLLDEKFGSSVNTKGYKVLNPKVGLIYGDGMYMERYIRILERLQKMGYAASNLVIGVGGILRNHSRDTLGFAIKATYVEVNGEPREIEKDPITDHKKKSHKGLLALVKNEQGYQTLDRCTPEQEANSLLKTVFKNGKIVSETNLANIRQWLKEQEAEVNNKVSV, encoded by the coding sequence ATGAAAAATATTCTTTTGCAAACCGACGTATATAAAATGGGCCATGTGGAGCAATATGCTCCTGGCTGTAACAAAGTATATTCTTATCTCACCGCACGTAGCGAAAAAGTCTTTCCTGAAACTGTGTTGTTCGGCCTGCAGTACTATATAAAAAGGTATTTAATTCAACCCATTACACCCGAAATGGGCGAAGAATTTTTAAACTATCGTAGGCTCATTTTAGGCAGCAATTCACCCGAGATTGAAGCCAAAATAAGAGAGTTGTGCCAGCTGGGTTACCTGCCTATTGAAATAAAAGCGGTAAAAGAAGGTACAATTATGCCGGTTAAAAACGTGCTGATGACTATAACCAATACACACCCTGATTTCTTTTGGGTAGTTGGTTTTATAGAAAGCTTGCTGCTTAAGCTGTGGTATACCATTACTGTAGCTACTTGCAGCTACCAATACCGAAAAGTGGTAAATCGCTTTTTTGAAGCTACCGACGACGATGCCTTGCAAGCTTTGAAAGACTTCCAGGTACATGATTTTGGTTACCGGGGCGATTCATCTGAAGAAGGTGCAGCTATTAGCGGCGTTGCACATTTGTTATCCTTTTTAGGTAGCGATAATGTACCTGCATTGCCTTGTGCCATTGAGTTTTATAACGCTGATGTAAACGGCGAGTCCATCATGCTTTCGGTACCTGCCAGCGAGCACAGTGTTATGTGTTCTTTCGGTAGGGAAGATGAGATCGAAGCTTTTCAACACATGATAGATCTGTATCCAGCCGGGATTGTTTCTATAGTTTCAGATACGTTTGATGTATATAAAGTGCTCACCGACTTTGCTGAGCGCCTTAAACCTTCCATTTTACAGCGTGAAGGCAAGGTGGTGTTCCGTCCAGATAGCGGTAACCCTGAAAGTATCATTTGCGGTGATCCGGATGCCGAAACCGGCAGCAATGAGTGGAAAGGTGCCATTCGTTTGCTGGATGAAAAGTTTGGGTCATCCGTAAATACCAAAGGTTACAAAGTGCTCAACCCTAAAGTGGGCTTGATTTATGGCGACGGCATGTACATGGAACGATACATCCGCATTCTGGAACGACTGCAAAAAATGGGATATGCAGCCAGCAATTTGGTGATTGGCGTTGGTGGCATTTTGCGTAACCACAGTCGCGATACATTGGGCTTTGCCATTAAAGCTACCTACGTTGAAGTAAACGGCGAACCACGCGAAATAGAGAAAGACCCCATTACCGACCACAAAAAGAAATCGCACAAAGGATTGCTGGCTTTGGTAAAAAACGAGCAAGGTTATCAAACACTAGACCGTTGCACTCCCGAACAAGAAGCCAACTCTCTGCTTAAAACTGTTTTCAAAAACGGCAAAATAGTTAGCGAAACTAATTTGGCCAACATCCGCCAATGGTTAAAGGAGCAAGAAGCAGAAGTTAACAACAAAGTGAGCGTTTAA
- a CDS encoding ADP-ribosylglycohydrolase family protein: MEFFLNTCKSLLLGVAVGDALGVPVEFKSRAYLKQYPVTNMTGYGSHHQPAGTFSDDASLTFCLAEGIVSGFDLKQIAQNFINWRNHSYWTATHEVFDIGITTQRAIDRLVRGVAPELAGDEGENANGNGSLMRILPLLVNIKDKPVAERFEIIKKVSSVTHRHIRTVIACFYYLEFALQILQGKQKMEVYLSLQKTFPDTLIKLFIPESEIAIFIRLLVDRINMIGEGQIYSSGYVVHTLEASIWCLLTTNTYAEATLKAVNLGEDTDTTAAVTGGLAGLLYGLDGIPQKWLLTLARRDDIEELALRLFNKIHSGGAF, encoded by the coding sequence ATGGAATTTTTTTTAAATACGTGTAAAAGTTTATTACTCGGCGTAGCAGTAGGCGATGCATTAGGTGTGCCTGTAGAATTTAAGAGCAGAGCGTATTTGAAGCAATATCCGGTTACCAACATGACTGGATACGGCTCGCACCATCAACCCGCCGGTACGTTTTCAGATGATGCATCCCTCACATTCTGTTTAGCCGAAGGTATAGTATCAGGGTTTGACTTAAAACAGATAGCCCAAAACTTCATTAACTGGCGCAACCATAGTTACTGGACGGCTACTCATGAAGTCTTTGATATAGGAATTACCACACAACGTGCAATTGATAGGCTGGTGCGGGGAGTAGCCCCTGAATTAGCCGGCGATGAGGGTGAGAATGCAAACGGCAACGGTTCGCTTATGCGTATTCTGCCTTTACTGGTGAATATAAAAGATAAGCCAGTTGCCGAAAGGTTCGAGATTATTAAAAAGGTCTCGTCGGTAACGCACAGGCACATACGTACGGTTATTGCTTGTTTCTATTATTTAGAGTTTGCCTTACAGATATTGCAGGGTAAGCAAAAGATGGAAGTTTACTTAAGCTTGCAGAAAACTTTTCCAGATACGCTTATAAAGCTATTTATACCTGAAAGTGAAATTGCAATTTTCATCCGCCTGCTGGTAGACCGGATAAATATGATCGGCGAAGGTCAAATATACAGTAGCGGTTATGTGGTGCATACGTTAGAGGCCAGCATTTGGTGTTTGCTTACTACCAACACTTATGCTGAAGCTACTTTAAAAGCTGTAAACCTGGGCGAAGACACCGATACAACAGCCGCAGTTACCGGTGGCTTAGCCGGATTGCTCTATGGACTTGATGGTATACCGCAGAAGTGGCTGCTGACATTAGCAAGAAGAGACGATATTGAAGAACTGGCTCTAAGACTCTTCAATAAAATACATTCTGGTGGAGCGTTTTAG
- a CDS encoding DUF4153 domain-containing protein has protein sequence MFRHVANTIRRFPFELVFALVGTYAAVALLSDYIYGYISNEWYTRILMMAAIGLPSSLSASLFVTDKGLSIGRQLLLKCLTAAIAMFFLFVFHPDEYPQHIVHFALLLVAMHLLVSFAAFTSSGDTIAFWQFNKTLFIRLLTGLLYSLVLAIGLSAAFGMINSIFGIHLDWRYLQYTWTIIFGVFNTFFFLAGIPENISRHKTLTDYPKGLKFFSQYILIPLATVYLVILLVYELKILIEWELPKGMVSGLILGYAGLGLLALLLVYPIREQEGNSWIKLYSKYFYLFLVPLVALLVLAVTKRISTYGITQYRYFLIVLAVWLLFLIVYFLSYKKTTIKAIPISLFVIIMLIIYGPQSATTVSLNSQISVLSDLFKKENLIRQSKLMPVKEEKVKPYAAVRMGSTLSYILKHYDFQALQPLLSVDLQRQENLLKQRWEKDNNHVPDEYGFNLYKKNWIENYLNLDGYEYREHYSEDQIENELNANYYVRTKEKVSSLTGYDYMLVKDIYTDTVSVDTVASYAVRQRDSFDYNDAMILDIGPTKFTFSVKDLAKQIVQQGDKLSTYKDTSAARGLDKWYLLPKQNLQLTQQKAGIKVTVQVKEISFDFTKKDGVRVNSVSAFYFIKFE, from the coding sequence ATGTTTCGCCATGTTGCAAATACTATCAGGCGTTTCCCTTTTGAGCTTGTTTTTGCATTAGTCGGAACCTACGCGGCTGTTGCTCTCTTATCAGATTATATTTATGGCTATATCAGCAATGAATGGTATACACGTATTTTAATGATGGCAGCTATTGGTTTGCCGTCAAGCTTATCAGCCTCTCTATTTGTTACGGATAAGGGATTGTCTATTGGCAGACAACTTCTGCTCAAATGCCTGACTGCGGCAATAGCCATGTTCTTTTTATTCGTTTTTCATCCCGACGAATATCCTCAGCACATAGTTCATTTTGCATTGCTGTTGGTAGCTATGCATTTGCTGGTGTCGTTCGCGGCTTTCACCAGCTCTGGTGACACTATTGCATTTTGGCAATTTAACAAAACACTGTTTATTCGTTTGCTTACTGGGTTGTTGTACAGTTTAGTTCTGGCAATAGGTTTAAGTGCAGCATTTGGGATGATAAACAGTATATTCGGAATACATCTGGATTGGCGCTATCTGCAGTATACCTGGACTATTATTTTCGGTGTTTTTAATACTTTTTTCTTCCTGGCCGGCATCCCGGAAAATATTAGCCGCCATAAAACACTGACTGATTATCCAAAAGGTCTGAAATTTTTCAGTCAGTACATTCTCATACCGTTAGCCACGGTTTACTTAGTAATATTGCTGGTTTATGAATTGAAAATTCTGATAGAATGGGAATTACCAAAAGGAATGGTATCTGGGTTGATACTTGGTTACGCCGGGCTTGGGTTGTTAGCGTTACTGTTAGTTTACCCCATCCGCGAGCAGGAAGGTAACAGTTGGATAAAGTTATACAGCAAATATTTTTATCTATTCCTGGTTCCTTTAGTTGCTTTGTTGGTGTTGGCTGTTACCAAGCGAATTAGCACTTATGGTATTACCCAGTACCGTTATTTCCTAATAGTGCTAGCTGTCTGGCTGCTATTTTTGATTGTCTACTTTCTGTCTTATAAAAAGACTACGATTAAGGCGATACCCATTTCATTATTCGTAATTATTATGCTTATTATTTACGGTCCGCAAAGCGCTACTACCGTTAGTCTTAACTCGCAAATATCTGTGTTGTCAGATCTGTTCAAGAAAGAGAATCTGATACGGCAAAGTAAGCTGATGCCTGTTAAGGAGGAAAAGGTCAAGCCTTATGCAGCTGTGCGTATGGGCAGTACACTTAGTTATATCCTGAAGCATTATGATTTTCAAGCACTGCAGCCATTATTGAGCGTTGATTTGCAAAGGCAGGAAAATTTGCTGAAACAGCGTTGGGAAAAAGACAATAATCATGTGCCAGACGAATATGGCTTTAACTTGTATAAAAAGAACTGGATAGAGAACTATTTGAACTTAGATGGATATGAATACCGGGAGCATTATAGTGAAGATCAAATAGAGAATGAACTCAACGCCAATTATTACGTTCGCACTAAGGAAAAAGTATCATCTTTAACAGGTTATGATTATATGCTGGTTAAAGACATTTATACAGATACGGTAAGTGTTGATACGGTAGCCAGTTACGCAGTACGGCAACGGGATAGCTTTGACTATAACGACGCTATGATACTGGATATAGGGCCAACCAAATTCACGTTTTCGGTTAAAGATCTGGCTAAACAAATTGTGCAGCAAGGCGATAAGCTAAGTACTTATAAAGATACCAGCGCAGCACGGGGTTTGGACAAATGGTACTTGCTGCCAAAGCAAAACCTTCAGCTAACCCAGCAAAAAGCAGGCATTAAAGTAACTGTTCAAGTAAAGGAAATTAGCTTTGACTTCACGAAGAAGGATGGCGTCAGAGTCAATTCCGTAAGTGCATTTTACTTCATCAAATTTGAATAA
- a CDS encoding M48 family metallopeptidase → MKSLLSQTFLALSLSLTISSVSAQFKINTKTISAGEKGFKAATFSDADAAKLASEAVTWMDAHNPVASPTDPYTVRLNKIFAKHQHQDGLNLNYKVYKVKDINAFACADGSVRVFSALMDMMTDEELLGVIGHEIGHVAHKDSRDAVRAVYKREALTDAASSQSSVVNTLSESQLGTFAGALLDSRYSRKQESEADDYSYDFLKSNSYKVTALASAFNKLAALETSSGTTQSKSQKMLSSHPGSADRAAKVIAKAKKDGLA, encoded by the coding sequence ATGAAATCATTATTATCACAAACCTTTCTGGCCTTGAGCCTCTCATTAACCATTAGTTCGGTTTCCGCACAATTTAAAATTAACACCAAAACTATTAGCGCCGGTGAAAAGGGGTTCAAAGCCGCCACCTTTTCTGACGCTGATGCCGCCAAATTAGCCTCTGAAGCGGTAACCTGGATGGATGCACATAATCCAGTAGCCAGCCCAACTGACCCGTATACGGTGCGGCTGAACAAGATCTTTGCCAAGCATCAGCACCAAGACGGTCTGAACCTCAATTACAAGGTTTACAAAGTAAAAGATATTAATGCCTTTGCCTGCGCCGATGGCAGCGTTCGGGTATTCTCTGCTTTAATGGATATGATGACAGACGAAGAACTGCTGGGCGTTATCGGTCATGAGATTGGCCACGTGGCTCACAAAGATAGCCGGGATGCGGTAAGGGCGGTTTATAAAAGAGAGGCGCTGACTGATGCGGCATCTTCACAATCAAGCGTTGTAAATACATTGTCTGAAAGCCAGTTAGGTACGTTTGCAGGGGCCTTGCTGGACAGCCGTTATAGCCGTAAGCAGGAAAGTGAAGCTGATGATTACTCTTATGATTTTCTGAAAAGTAATAGCTACAAAGTAACAGCTTTAGCCAGCGCCTTTAACAAACTGGCAGCCCTAGAAACATCGTCAGGTACTACGCAAAGTAAATCTCAGAAAATGCTGAGCTCACATCCAGGTAGCGCAGATCGTGCCGCTAAGGTGATAGCGAAAGCTAAGAAGGATGGATTAGCTTAA
- a CDS encoding polysaccharide deacetylase family protein, with translation MTNNLAKYLLPIITLFYLASCQPTGHQNAPNHQDSYTTTRSTTITLVQTSDAETIVTRKEVPVLCYHQIRNWTARDSKSAKDDICPVDRFKSQIKMLADSGYHSILPNQLFAYLTTGAPLPANPIMITLDDTDLDQFTIGRAELQKYNFKALYFIMTVSLGHRHYMTKAQVKQLSEEGNVIGSHTWDHKMVIRYKHDVNPKLDDWTVQVDGPTNTLEQLTGKKVEYFAYPYGLWNTSILPELKKHHFKAAFQLAEKRDSKEPLFTIRRIIGSGYWSASNLNHAIKKSFK, from the coding sequence ATGACAAACAACCTAGCAAAGTATTTACTGCCTATAATAACACTATTCTATTTGGCATCTTGCCAGCCAACAGGTCATCAAAACGCACCTAATCACCAAGATAGTTATACAACAACACGTAGCACAACAATAACGCTTGTACAAACATCAGATGCGGAAACCATTGTGACGCGTAAGGAAGTGCCTGTGCTGTGTTATCATCAAATCCGCAATTGGACTGCCCGTGATTCTAAAAGTGCCAAGGACGATATCTGCCCGGTAGATCGCTTTAAGTCCCAAATCAAAATGCTGGCTGATAGCGGCTATCATTCTATCTTGCCTAATCAGCTCTTTGCATATCTGACTACAGGTGCACCTTTACCGGCTAACCCCATCATGATCACTCTTGATGATACAGATCTAGACCAGTTCACCATAGGACGAGCTGAACTTCAGAAATATAATTTTAAAGCCCTGTACTTTATCATGACCGTTTCACTGGGTCACCGTCATTATATGACCAAGGCGCAAGTCAAACAACTGTCTGAAGAAGGCAACGTAATTGGCAGCCATACCTGGGATCATAAAATGGTAATCCGATATAAACATGATGTTAACCCGAAACTGGATGACTGGACAGTACAGGTGGATGGCCCAACCAATACCTTGGAGCAGTTAACTGGTAAGAAGGTTGAATACTTTGCTTATCCTTATGGGTTATGGAACACATCCATACTGCCGGAACTAAAAAAGCACCACTTCAAAGCAGCTTTTCAATTGGCAGAAAAGCGTGATTCTAAGGAGCCGCTTTTTACTATTCGCAGAATCATTGGAAGCGGTTACTGGTCGGCTAGCAACCTGAACCATGCCATCAAAAAAAGCTTTAAATAA
- a CDS encoding lycopene cyclase family protein, with the protein MVLQKFDIVIIGAGCAGLQLLQQLSLLENWPDYKVLLIDDGAEKQQSWCFWSASGHPLQHLVTKTWHQLTFSAASFSTCQPIQPYAYHYIPGSVFFDYFNHQFIPQHSNITVMRARVNHVTKLGGGYLIKAQEMQWWGQTCYSSLAPKESPKPELWQHFKGWYIEAEQDVLDTDTAILMDYTVQLYNKVHFVYVLPFSGNKALVEATFFSERREDEETYDRLITAYLHQAFPYIKFKVTATEVGCIPMSRHSFSRYGAAGEVLIGQAAGMVKASTGYTFNRITRDSILLAKHFGEKLPYQWPATRGRFRFYDQLLLNIIIAKPYIVRDIFTRLFRHATMPQVLRFLNEQTTLAQEVGIFLHLPWRPFLKQAVKHIFNRSGTK; encoded by the coding sequence ATGGTGCTTCAAAAATTTGATATTGTTATTATCGGGGCTGGTTGTGCCGGCTTGCAACTGCTGCAGCAGCTTTCGCTGCTTGAAAACTGGCCCGATTATAAAGTATTGCTGATTGATGATGGTGCCGAAAAGCAGCAGTCATGGTGCTTTTGGTCGGCATCTGGACACCCGTTACAGCATTTGGTTACTAAAACATGGCATCAGCTTACTTTCAGTGCCGCGAGCTTTTCAACCTGTCAGCCTATACAACCATATGCCTATCATTACATTCCGGGAAGTGTGTTTTTTGACTATTTCAATCATCAGTTTATTCCCCAGCATAGCAACATTACGGTAATGCGGGCCCGGGTTAACCATGTTACAAAATTAGGAGGTGGTTACTTAATTAAAGCACAGGAGATGCAGTGGTGGGGGCAAACCTGCTATAGTAGTTTGGCACCTAAAGAAAGCCCAAAGCCTGAGCTATGGCAGCATTTTAAAGGTTGGTATATAGAAGCCGAGCAGGATGTTTTAGATACCGATACAGCCATTTTAATGGACTATACAGTACAATTGTACAATAAAGTGCATTTTGTGTACGTGCTTCCTTTTTCAGGGAACAAGGCATTGGTGGAAGCAACCTTTTTTTCGGAGCGTAGGGAAGACGAAGAAACTTACGACAGACTGATTACGGCCTATCTGCATCAGGCCTTTCCGTACATCAAATTTAAAGTAACTGCTACCGAAGTAGGGTGTATTCCCATGAGCAGGCATTCGTTTAGTCGGTACGGGGCAGCGGGCGAGGTGTTGATAGGGCAGGCAGCCGGTATGGTGAAAGCCAGCACAGGTTACACCTTTAACCGCATTACCCGTGACAGCATTTTACTGGCAAAGCACTTTGGTGAAAAGCTGCCTTACCAATGGCCTGCAACGCGTGGTAGGTTTCGGTTTTACGATCAATTGCTGCTCAATATAATTATAGCGAAGCCATACATAGTTCGTGATATTTTTACCCGGTTGTTTAGGCATGCCACTATGCCGCAGGTGCTTAGGTTTTTAAATGAACAAACCACACTGGCGCAGGAAGTGGGTATATTTTTGCATTTACCCTGGAGGCCTTTTCTAAAGCAGGCTGTAAAGCATATATTTAACCGTAGTGGCACAAAGTAA
- a CDS encoding Brp/Blh family beta-carotene 15,15'-dioxygenase, whose translation MAQSNPYTLQNVKLVCFTVVAGILLTVWQLIDGCIPLPMQLVFLMVSLLLTGIPHGALDHLVQQEQSRRQQGRFRLMLFLGRYVAIMLLYALAWYVFPQLSLSFFLLISCWHFGETDISLMPQTPVLTALLRLLYGISVLVWILLPHQFEVSPILLHMVTRNGLIYSHWTAIASNSSWLIPASSMVILVASIVTAFIRQGNRYCYWLRLQLVVVLLCGYALPLLPAFALYFAGWHSLITLFNIKGFITDGNTTHNKPLLILWLKALPFSLIAITGLVAAGYSFRRYAPLFDPLPLLFVFLSLITLPHMEVMHKLNSSVPG comes from the coding sequence GTGGCACAAAGTAACCCATATACGCTGCAAAATGTAAAGCTCGTCTGCTTTACGGTGGTAGCAGGTATTTTGCTGACGGTTTGGCAACTCATCGACGGGTGTATTCCTTTGCCTATGCAGCTGGTTTTTTTAATGGTAAGTCTGCTGTTAACCGGTATACCGCATGGTGCGCTTGATCATTTGGTGCAGCAGGAACAGTCCAGGCGGCAGCAAGGCCGCTTTCGGCTGATGTTATTTTTGGGCAGGTATGTGGCCATTATGCTGCTGTATGCGCTGGCGTGGTATGTATTTCCGCAGTTGAGCCTTTCCTTCTTCCTTCTGATATCCTGCTGGCACTTTGGAGAAACAGACATCAGCCTAATGCCGCAAACCCCAGTGCTTACTGCATTGCTCCGGTTGCTGTATGGCATATCGGTATTGGTCTGGATTTTACTTCCCCACCAGTTCGAAGTAAGTCCTATACTGCTACACATGGTTACCCGAAATGGCTTAATTTATAGTCACTGGACTGCCATTGCTTCAAACTCCTCTTGGCTTATACCAGCATCGAGCATGGTTATCTTGGTGGCTTCGATAGTTACCGCATTTATAAGGCAGGGCAACCGTTATTGTTACTGGCTGAGGTTGCAGTTGGTGGTGGTATTGCTATGCGGATATGCGTTGCCTTTGTTGCCTGCTTTTGCCTTGTATTTTGCCGGCTGGCACTCGCTCATTACCTTGTTTAATATCAAAGGGTTTATTACCGACGGCAATACCACCCATAATAAACCCTTGCTGATTCTGTGGCTGAAGGCTTTACCCTTCAGCCTAATAGCTATTACCGGCCTTGTAGCGGCCGGTTATTCGTTTAGGCGCTATGCGCCTTTGTTTGATCCTTTGCCGCTACTGTTTGTGTTTTTGTCGCTCATTACACTTCCACATATGGAAGTGATGCATAAGTTAAACAGTTCGGTACCTGGTTAG
- a CDS encoding bacteriorhodopsin: MEFSDSFLPTANSVGMSSMVTYFFLIFAAYAFLGNVIFCWLGKSSVAPEHRTSRYFTAIIAAVAGISYMLIAHFYHEMLRELAHTTDPIKRDELLRTSYNAIGQLRYIDWSITTPLLLLKAVSMLKIQPNQAKNSIFWLLFADLFMVFTGYIGEQQLTANGHIMVGDKLIWGAISTLGYIIIPVILWNLWKRFKDTVQPEERTAYKWLALSTVTTWGVYPIGYILTTINGFNLNYIHISFSIFDVINKVGAGAVVYLAAKKILEKRVAEDATMNTHMVD, encoded by the coding sequence ATGGAATTCTCTGACTCATTTCTTCCCACTGCCAACAGTGTTGGTATGTCATCTATGGTGACGTACTTTTTCCTCATTTTTGCGGCTTATGCCTTTTTAGGAAACGTCATTTTTTGCTGGCTGGGCAAGTCCAGCGTAGCACCCGAGCATCGTACTTCCCGGTATTTTACGGCTATTATTGCGGCGGTAGCAGGTATATCTTACATGCTGATTGCGCACTTTTATCACGAAATGTTGAGAGAACTGGCTCACACGACCGACCCCATTAAAAGGGATGAACTGCTGAGAACTTCATACAACGCCATTGGTCAGCTGCGATACATCGACTGGTCTATTACTACTCCCCTGTTATTACTAAAAGCCGTAAGTATGCTGAAAATACAACCCAACCAAGCTAAAAACAGTATTTTTTGGCTATTATTTGCCGATTTGTTTATGGTATTTACCGGTTACATTGGCGAGCAGCAATTAACTGCCAACGGCCACATTATGGTTGGTGACAAGTTGATTTGGGGTGCTATATCTACCCTAGGCTATATCATTATCCCGGTAATATTATGGAACCTGTGGAAACGTTTCAAAGATACTGTACAACCAGAGGAACGTACCGCTTACAAATGGCTTGCCTTATCTACCGTTACTACATGGGGCGTGTATCCTATAGGTTATATCTTGACCACCATTAATGGTTTTAACCTGAACTACATCCATATTTCGTTTAGCATTTTTGACGTAATCAATAAAGTAGGTGCTGGTGCAGTAGTATACCTGGCTGCCAAAAAGATACTGGAGAAGCGTGTAGCCGAAGATGCTACCATGAACACACACATGGTAGACTAA